ATACGTTTGGTCAACGTGGTGACCAGCACGCGCTCGTTGATTGCCGAACGGGCGCGGATCTCGGAGAGCAGATCGTCCACCTGGGTCGCAACCGGACGCACTTCAATGACCGGATCCAGCAGCCCGGTTGGACGAACCACCTGATCAACCACCTCATCGCCCGATTTCTCCAGCTCGTAGTTGCCCGGCGTCGCCGAAACGTAAATGGTTTGCGGTGCCAGCGCTTCAAACTCTTCAAACTTCATCGGACGGTTGTCCAGCGCCGACGGCAGGCGGAAGCCGTACTCCACCAGCGTCTCTTTACGCGCGCGGTCACCGCGATACATCCCGCCGATCTGCGGGATCGTGACGTGGGATTCGTCGATCACCAGCAACCCGTCCGCCGGAAGGTAGTCAAACAGCGTCGGCGGCGGCTCGCCCGGCCCACGACCGGAGAGCAAACGTGAGTAGTTTTCGATACCGGAGCAGTAGCCCAGCTCGTTCATCATCTCCAGATCGAACTGGGTACGCTGGCTTAAGCGTTGCTCTTCGAGCAGCTTGTTGTTCGCCAGCAGCACCTTACGGCGTTCCGCCAGCTCCTCTTTGATCTCTTCCATCGCCTGCACAATACGCTCGCGTGGTGTTACGTAGTGCGTTTTTGGGTAGATGGTGTAGCGCTGAACGACGGACTCGACGTGGCCTGTGAGCGGGTCAAACAGCGACAGGCGCTCCACCTCTTCATCAAACAGCTCAACGCGCAGTGCAATATCGTCCGATTCCGCCGGGAAGATATCGATAACCTCGCCGCGCACGCGGAACGTACCGCGCTGGAACGCCTGGTCGTTACGGGTGTACTGCAGCTCCGCCAGACGGCGCAAAATCGCGCGCTGATCGATAATCATCCCCTGCGTCAGGTGCAGCATCATCTTCAGGTAGAGATCCGGGTCGCCCAGACCGTAGATGGCAGACACCGATGCGACCACCACCACATCACGACGCTCCAGCAGCGCCTTGGTCGCCGACAGACGCATCTGCTCAATGTGTTCGTTCACCGAGGCATCTTTCTCGATAAAGGTGTCAGAGCTCGGCACATAGGCTTCTGGCTGGTAGTAATCGTAATACGAGACGAAATACTCGACGGCATTCTCCGGGAAGAAC
This region of Enterobacter cloacae complex sp. R_G8 genomic DNA includes:
- the uvrB gene encoding excinuclease ABC subunit UvrB, with the protein product MSKPFKLNSAFRPSGDQPEAIRRLEEGLEDGLAHQTLLGVTGSGKTFTIANVIADLQRPTMVLAPNKTLAAQLYGEMKEFFPENAVEYFVSYYDYYQPEAYVPSSDTFIEKDASVNEHIEQMRLSATKALLERRDVVVVASVSAIYGLGDPDLYLKMMLHLTQGMIIDQRAILRRLAELQYTRNDQAFQRGTFRVRGEVIDIFPAESDDIALRVELFDEEVERLSLFDPLTGHVESVVQRYTIYPKTHYVTPRERIVQAMEEIKEELAERRKVLLANNKLLEEQRLSQRTQFDLEMMNELGYCSGIENYSRLLSGRGPGEPPPTLFDYLPADGLLVIDESHVTIPQIGGMYRGDRARKETLVEYGFRLPSALDNRPMKFEEFEALAPQTIYVSATPGNYELEKSGDEVVDQVVRPTGLLDPVIEVRPVATQVDDLLSEIRARSAINERVLVTTLTKRMAEDLTEYLEEHGEKVRYLHSDIDTVERMEIIRDLRLGEFDVLVGINLLREGLDMPEVSLVAILDADKEGFLRSERSLIQTIGRAARNVNGKAILYGDKITPSMAKAIGETERRREKQQRYNEEHGITPQGLNKKVVDILALGQNIAKTKAKGRGKARSVVEEDTVALTPKALQQKIHELEAQMMQHAQNLEFEEAAQIRDQLHQLRDLFIAAS